A stretch of DNA from Strigops habroptila isolate Jane chromosome 1, bStrHab1.2.pri, whole genome shotgun sequence:
CAACAGAACATCAGCAAGCACTGCTAAGCAGCTGTGGACAGCCAGCATGCTAGCTTAGCATTGCTCATGTGGTCCCACTCGCTTCAACAGCTTCTGGTACATTTATCAACATAATCAAGTCGTCTTTAGTTTCTCCACTTCATCTCAGTATCAGCCTACAGTGCTAGCCTTGGCAAAACCACCATATTCTCTCACCTTCCTTGGCCTTCACTTTGGACAGTTTGGCTGTCATCTCttgagaaggaaaggaggagagggtGGGAGGTGAAATTTAAGATGGATAGCAAGCTGTTTGCAAGAGACCCCCCCACCTCTAACACTCACTTCCCCTGCCATATGCACTATAACCCTCCACAACATGaagaacaaagctttttttttcccccctctactTTCAGAATGTCATCGACAGCTGCAGTAGTAGCATGTATTGAACACACCAGTAGCAATCATTAGTATTGCCTTCATTAATTCTTTCCATTGCTACGCCACATGACATATTCATGCAACAGAAGAAATaccaagaaacagaagcaacagtttttccttctgtaatcTGAAAGAATTCTTTTCCACCAAGATAGTGTTCCTAAATGTCTCTTAACCTAATGTACCATGCCATAAACCTAAGtcagcaaagaagaaagtaCATAAACTGTCAGAATATTCAAGGAGCATGCACTAAATTACCACCAATGACCTTCATGCCAGACTATTAAATGGAAAGAGCATGTAAACTGATCCATTAACATATTCCTAACAGATGGTTCAGAGATACTTTGTTGAGAGAACCAATGTAGCTTTCTCAAAGATGGAGGTTAATACATACTGCTTTTACGATATGGGCCTTAAACAGGAATTTAAAGTTGAACCATTGTGTCACTTATAGACAGATGGTGAGGGGAAATAAAGCTTATTTCAAGAAGTGCCTTATAGTATTAATACTAATGTTCCAATAACTTCATTAGATTTCACATTTTTGTATTACATGCTTATACTTTAAACCATTTCTTCTCTTAAGAACTCACACTGAAGCTGTATGCCCATCAAGTATAGAAAATATCACACAAATATTCAAACACATCCCACAAGTCTTGAGAAGTGTATTTTGTTTATAGGATTTCCTATGTAGCTGCAGAGTTACTTTCAATATCCCAAACAGTAAGCTTTTATTAGAAGACAATATACCTCAAACTAGGAACAGAGGAACTACCAGTTAGCCTTGCCAgaatatgtgtgtatgtgtgtatatatatgtacttttTTCCACCAGCTTCCTTATATAGTTACCAAAAACATGCTGACCCATTTTCTTAGAAATGCTTACCAACTCATCTCTGGTTTTGATACAACAAAACTTTGTTAGTTCCGTCCGAGCTATTGCTGTCCTACAACAATAATACAACACTTTGAACTTGCACAGCATACCCCATCACAAGATCTCCTAAATTAGAAGAGGTTCTCCAAGCTTACATGTGCTTAATGGATGCCCTTTGAAGTATCACACAACAGGCTATTCTATTTCTTCAACTGAAGTGACTCCCACATGGTAAACAGAGGGTGAGAAGATGAGGAAGTGAAGGCAGTGCTTTGTACTGCACCCAGGAGGACCTCTACTGGTTGCCTTGGTTGGCTGGGGTTACTCCAAAATGGACCTAGTGTGTTCTCACACCAGAGCTACCACAACAAAAACCGACACCACTGAGATGCTTCCTGGCATCGGGATCTTGGCACAGAGCTGAGATCGAACCTTTAGACTTCTGCTTAAAGGGatatgggtttgttttttttttcctcttcgCTGAAGTCGAGACAGAAGTTTCTTTGATTTAAATTGATATAAAGATCTAAATTCTCAGGTAGCTAGTTAGTAGCTGCCACCCCACCCCAGCCTGGTAGTTCTTCAAGTTATGTGAACCTCTGTCCCCAACAAGAGAATATCAGCCTACACCAGTTTGCATCTGCATCCTGAAGTTATAGAACAGAACACTGCATTTCAATGATCTATAAGTTTAATGAACTTTTCTGGACCACCTGCAAGGTCCAGAAGACTCCTGCTACAAAGCTATTCTTGTATTTTGGCATTGAGAGGAATTCAGCAACAAGCAGCCTGCAGATGAGCTCGTTTTACCTTAACCCTGCTAGCCCCATAAGTATGAAAGTTTCAGGGCAAAAGGTGATTCAATAGAGAAATAAGTAGACACTCTTTAGTCaagagttgtttgggttttggtttttttccaaggatGCATGACTGCATTCATACCTGTTGGATCCCACTGGATTTCAGAGTAAGCCAAGACAACCAGTGTTCATGAACACTATTGCCTCACCACCTAGGTGTGGCAAAATCTCTTCAGCATCTGCTGTGTTCTTGTCTACCTTTACCTACTACTGATTTGCAGCACAACACAAATTCTGTGCTCTTCTCGCACCTGACAAATGCCAGCTGCTTCTGGGCAGTGGGTATTCCCCAAGGGATAGTGCTACTCTTGAGCCCCACCACAAAAGCGCAAGCGCGAAAATCTAGCATCTTATACACCACAGGTTGCTCTCATATTTTGGACAAATCCCCCTTTGCTGTCAAGATACAAAGACACAAGAATGGTCCTTTCTATACCCTCCTCTCTGCCAGTCACAACCCTGTAGCAAAGTCCTGGGgtaacaggaataaaaaaagtaatcaatTCTTTACATATGCCAAGCATCAGCTCCGCAGCTATGTAACCAGGGGGTGTCCCCAAGGCAAGCTTTCCAACTGCCAGTTCAGGCTGTAGCCACATTCACTACAACAGAACTGCAGTCACAAACATTTACCTACAAACATACTGACCAGGCTTGAAGTACCCCACAGTGGATGTGCTCTGGAAGCCAGAAATCACAGCTTACCAGCATAATAATGTTGATTCCCAGCTGgttaaaaatcacagctggGGTCAAACTATGTTTAATTACACAGTGTAGCAAGAAATTGACACCTCAGTAAACATCTCCCTCTTGTAGTCAGAAATAACTGCAACTGgcaactgctgctttcctctccGCACCTGAAGCACACCAGGAGCATAGCCCACACACACCCCTGTTTCAATGCATGTAAAGCAAACACTGTCTTACAGATGGAGATGAAAGTGATTCTTTTACTGAGCAACTGCTCCCTAAGGCACACTAAGGTAGTGCTTAACAGGAAGGCCTGAGGTTGCTCTGCGGTGTGACTGAGCAGCCAGTCTGGCAAGGGTTGGTCAGGTCACTCCAGAGACACAGCATGCCCTTCCTTAAGGAAGGGGGCATAACCAAGCCCTCATTCTACCCCCTTCTCGATAGGAAGCAAACAGAGGAACACTCCTCCTACCTGAACTCGGGGAGGAGGTTTGGCCGCAGCCCATAGAAAGCCGCTGAGAGAGTCACCAGCCAGCCAGGTTTGTAATTCCCATTCTCACACTCCAGGTAAGGCGAGGACCACCTGATGTGGTTCTTATCGGCAGTGAAGCTCTCCCACCTCTTCCAGCTGTTCTCTAAAGTTCTGGGGCCCGCGTTTAAGACCTTCCTATGCAGATGTGGCCTCCACTTGCGCTTCAAGCTGTGGAACCACTCCGTTTCCACAGAGGCGTTGGCCAGGCGGTGAGCCGAAGAGGACAAGTCCTGCAGGAGGACCTGGCTCTCGTGCCTGCTGGCCTGGAGGAAAACCTGGGGGGTGGAGGAGAAAGGCTCCGTGCTGAAAGTGATAGCTGCCCTGGAGATGTTGGGGTCCCCCTCCAGGAGGCTCCTGATCAAGGCGCGGTACCACTCCAGGTCCTCCTGCAAGTTCTGCTCCCGCGACTTATTGCTCTGGAGAATCATGTTGAGAAAGTTGGTGGCATGGGTGAGGGTGTCCAGGGCCCCGTGCAGCGACGGGTGCGAGGTGAAGCGCGACTTGCCGGCCAGGCTGGCCAGCTCGTACCGCCCGGAGCAGTTGGCACGCCGCAGCTCCCGGGAGTCGCCCGTGTAGAGGAACGAGGCCACGTCCTGGGGTACCTCCTCGGCGAGCCGCTGCGCCAAGATGGTGCTCGCCGTAGAGCGGCTCCGCGGGGCCGGCGGAGGCTCCCGGCTCTTGATGTGGTTGTAAATAGGCTGTCTCCCTCTGAGCGCCCAATCCTGGCTGCGCACCGCCTGCCCTTGGCCGGCGGCGGCCCCGAGCCCCCGCTGGGCGAGGAGCAAGAGGAGAAGGAGCCGGAGCAAAGCCATGTCCCCCGGCGCTCCCGCAGGGGCGGCGAAGTGGCTGAAGACGGGCTTCGCGCAGGCGGCCGCGGCGCAGGGGCACGAACGTGCAGAGGCAGCCGAGCGGCAGCGGGGCGGAAAGCGGCCCCCGGCCCGCGAGTCACCTGTGGCGGCGCCGCCCGCGCCTTCCCCAGCGCGGGTCGCCGcgcagccccgccgccggcgcGGAGTGGCTCGCAGCCCCTCCGGCGACGGCAGCGGCCGCAGCGAGCCCGTCTGCGCCTCCTCTCGCCGCGGCCACCGCGCTCACTGAGCTGCTGCCCAGCGCAGCGCGCAGGGGCGGCGGCGCCCGCGCCCGGCGCAGCGCAGGACCCCCCCGcggcgccccgccgccgcccgcgctCCTCCGCTTCGCATCCTTCAAGCGCTGCTGCCGGAGAGGGGGGACCGGGACTGCCACTTGCTGCGGGATCAGCAGGCGGGGCTGCTGCCGGGGAGCCAGCGGGCGAGCGCCCGCCTCTGCCAGCACTGGGCTCCCCGAGCGAGGACTCCCGGCTAGGTGAGGCTGCCCACTGTGCAGCTCCGCCACGGCCAGCTGGACGCCCCTTCCCCGCCGGCCCTTATAGGTGTACGCCGGGCGGCTGCCGCCCTGTGTGGCAGCCTCGGCTGTCAGTCAGCCGGCAGCCATTCACGGGGCAGGAGGACGGCGCCGTGCGGCGCGGAGGGAGGCGGTGCCGCCGCCGCGGAGAGGCGTCGAGGCACCTCGCTTCACCTGCCGCCGGCTCAGCTCGGGGCGGGGCGAGCtgtctgctgcagctgcagctgctccgCTTTCCCCCTGGCCGAGGGGCGCAGGTCGCGGGCGGGGAACCGGCCCGCAGGGGCTCCACAGCGCCGGCCCTGCCGCGGCCGGGGCGCTGCGCGGGGCTTGCCCGGGGAGTGTGGCAGCGACACCTGCTGGGCGGGCGAGGGGCGCGTCGCTGCGCCACAGACCCGGGGGCGGCCGGGCGGGAAGCGCCGTGCGGCGGccgctggggctgggggaggcgGGGGGTGCCGGCCGGTAAGAATACCGCCACCGCGGGGGCACGGCAGGAGCCCGGCGCTCCGGGGGAAGGCGGCTGCAGGCAGAGCCGCGCAGCGTGGGCTGGTGCCTGTCCGCTGTGGGGGAGGCGCGCTCGCCTCAGGCAGTTCTGGGGTGGGTGACCAAGTGGGCGCAAGCCTGAGCTTCGGCTTCCCTCGGGAGGCATGGATCAGCCGGGCCGCAccgggagggaggaggaaggcgTTTGGCAGCGGGCACGACGCTTGGGTGGGAATGGGCAactttgtcttctccaggccCACGACCCAGATGCCCCCATCGTCTGCAGATGCTGTCACATTGCCCAGGCTTCTTGCATGGGCTGCCCCATGTCACCTCACGCATAACTCAGAACGGCCCAGACAGGCTGCATCGCACTGTAGTGGGAACTGAGTCGTGTCCCTGTCCCTTCAACTACAGTGGCTGGCTGATTGTATTTCTGTAACCATAACCTTTCGTCCTTTTTTTAACTCCAAGGTGCTAATTCCTACTGCTGTCTTCAAAACTAAGCAAGCTCTTAATCCAATGGCTTTCATCGCTGACCTGCAGAGCACCTGCGTGGAATCAAAGCAGCTCTGGCTGATCACCTAGCTTTGCCCCTTGCTCTGCTGAAACCATCCTTGGAAAAGCACAGGTGGATTCAAGAGGTAGTTAGGATTTTCCAGATAAGCCATGAGTTATATGGCCATCATGATCAGTAATATGGATCTAGTTTGCAGAGCGTGTAAACAGATGTTTAAATTCGTGCATTGTCGTTGGCAGAAGTATTCACCTGCGCAGTATTTTACTGTTGAGGGGTTTGTGGCAGGAGGCAGGTAGCAAAGGGTGAGTTTTTAGAGGAGGCAGCCCACAGCAAAATCTCCTAATTACAATTAATTCAATTCTGGCTTAATATAAAACTcaattttgaaattcaaaagTGCAGAtgaaaaaagtagtaaaaagaggatcctctttttttctttctcccacacacacatgtgcatgcacatcCTATAAGGAGCAGATTTCAGTCATGCAAAATATATGATCTAATTTTAAACCACTGACAAGATGTGCTCCTTAAAGCATACTcttattttagaattatttgaAACTATACTTAAAAGAATGGTCGTTCTAATACAGCTAACTATAAATCACATTTGCAATCCATAAATCCTAGCGATGTAAATGCACTTTATCTTTACATAAGGTGACCTTTAATAATTATAGTATCACGTGGATAAGAGAGAAAGTTATAAATGCGcctttttttctggttgcaTGCAGATGACAAGGATATTCACTGCTTAACAATAATTTACTTGTTCTGAACTTTCCCTCAAGTGAATAGCCTGTGAGATTATTTCAGAACCCCATATACTGAGAAACTCAGAAACTGATATTTATGGTttagcacagcacagggagTCTGTGTTTCCAAGTCTGCACTGAACAAATACCTAAAGATGCAGTATTTGCTGTGGATAAGTGAGAACCAGGGCTTTTGTCAGGAGCAGCTGTCAGGACTGAGCTAAGCTAACATGGGATCAGTTACATAGGGACATATCAATGGaaacataaacaaacaagcattttttttaacagtgtgCCTGTGCTGATTCTCTTTACTGACTGTCACAGGCTGCTCTAAAGGAAAGGTCGGTTCCCCGGTGGTAATTTTCTTCCCCTAATGTAGCCTGACTATTAATATCCATCTAAATTGCACTCAGGCTGCTAAATGGCCACATTCACACATTGTTAGGGTAATCAAAAATCCCTTAATGTACCTGCATAGTAAGCTCCTTCTATTTCTTGACTTCAGcgaatcatatcatagaatggtttgggttggaaggaaccttaaggaccatctagttccaacccccctgccatgggtagggacacctttcactagaccacgttgctcaaagccctgttagcctggccttgaacactgccagggatggggcagccacagcttctctgggcaatctaCCTCACAGTAAATCTACCTCACTCCTCATAGTCCTTCCAAATTCCATTTTCCGGCAGCATCCACCACTCCCCCACCCACTTGTCCTTCACTAACATTCCCAGAAGCTGTTGTTCTTTAACCCAAAGGTTTGCCAGGAGCAAACACACAACGAGTTAGGGCACAACTCCAGCTGCTGGAAGTCTCTCCCTTACCTCAAGAGTTAAAAGGCTCTTTCTCCCGTCTTACCCgtttgctctgtgtttgtgctCTCTGCACTactgagagagagaggaggagaggttAACTAGAGGACTTTCTTATTAAAGGGTGCTATGTTCACTGTTCAGTTTCATACAGCTGCATCGCAGAGGATCCAGCGAGCCTTTCTTTATCCTCTTGGGCTTCCTCCTGCAGTCAGTTCAGACTTGCCTCCAAACAGCTGTTGTGTACAGC
This window harbors:
- the LOC115607168 gene encoding collagen alpha-2(I) chain-like is translated as MSPGAPAGAAKWLKTGFAQAAAAQGHERAEAAERQRGGKRPPARESPVAAPPAPSPARVAAQPRRRRGVARSPSGDGSGRSEPLRHGQLDAPSPPALIGVRRAAAALCGSLGCQSAGSHSRGRRTAPCGAEGGGAAAAERRRGTSLHLPPAQLGAGRAVCCSCSCSAFPLAEGRRSRAGNRPAGAPQRRPCRGRGAARGLPGECGSDTCWAGEGRVAAPQTRGRPGGKRRAAAAGAGGGGGCRPVRIPPPRGHGRSPALRGKAAAGRAAQRGLVPVRCGGGALASGSSGVGDQVGASLSFGFPREAWISRAAPGGRRKAFGSGHDAWVGMGNFVFSRPTTQMPPSSADAVTLPRLLAWAAPCHLTHNSERPRQAASHCSGN